In one window of Posidoniimonas corsicana DNA:
- a CDS encoding glycoside hydrolase family 43 protein has product MKHLNPLVLLLAFASTAGAANPIITDVFTADPAPLVVGDTVYLYCGQDEAKPDEHYRMFRWLCFSSQDLKTWKPEGSPLSPKDFEWAVGDAWASEVIEKDGKFYFFATVQHNDSHRGKAIGVAVSDSPTGPFIDARGSALVTNDMTKATRISWDDIDPTVWIDDDGQAWLFWGNQKCYYAKLKPNMTELDGEIQVIPDEEVHAFTEAPWIHKREGTYYLSYATGFPEKTAYSTSDKITGPWKYRGLLAEAAGNSNTIHQGIINFKGEDYFFYHNGLVQAPSTGGSFRRSVCIDRLHYNEDGTIKRIVQTTEGLDAAP; this is encoded by the coding sequence ATGAAGCATCTGAATCCGCTCGTCCTGCTCCTGGCGTTCGCCTCCACCGCCGGCGCCGCCAACCCGATCATCACCGACGTGTTCACCGCCGACCCGGCGCCGCTCGTCGTCGGCGACACCGTCTACCTGTACTGCGGCCAGGACGAGGCCAAGCCGGACGAGCACTACCGCATGTTCCGCTGGCTCTGCTTTTCCAGCCAGGACCTGAAGACCTGGAAACCGGAGGGCTCTCCGCTCTCGCCCAAGGACTTTGAGTGGGCCGTCGGCGACGCCTGGGCGTCGGAGGTGATTGAGAAGGACGGCAAGTTCTACTTCTTCGCTACTGTGCAGCACAACGACTCGCACCGCGGCAAGGCGATCGGCGTCGCGGTCTCCGACTCGCCCACCGGCCCGTTCATCGACGCCCGCGGCTCGGCCTTAGTCACCAACGATATGACCAAAGCGACCCGCATCAGCTGGGACGACATCGACCCCACCGTGTGGATCGACGACGACGGCCAGGCGTGGCTGTTCTGGGGCAACCAGAAGTGCTACTACGCCAAGCTGAAACCGAACATGACCGAGCTTGACGGCGAGATCCAGGTCATCCCAGACGAAGAGGTGCACGCCTTCACCGAGGCGCCCTGGATCCACAAGAGAGAGGGCACCTACTATCTGTCCTACGCCACCGGATTCCCGGAGAAGACTGCTTATTCCACGTCCGACAAGATCACCGGCCCCTGGAAGTACCGCGGCCTACTGGCAGAAGCGGCGGGCAACAGCAACACGATCCACCAGGGCATCATCAACTTCAAGGGCGAGGACTACTTCTTCTACCACAACGGACTGGTCCAGGCGCCCAGCACCGGCGGCAGCTTCCGTCGCTCGGTCTGCATCGACCGGCTGCATTACAACGAGGACGGCACCATCAAGCGTATCGTGCAGACCACCGAGGGCCTGGACGCCGCGCCGTGA
- a CDS encoding M16 family metallopeptidase: MEFRSHTLPNGLQIVAECNELALSTALGAFVSAGARDETDDVAGVSHFLEHMAFKGTPRRSAEDVNREFDEIGAHYNAYTSEEHTVYYGTVLPEYQRPCVDLLTDIVRPSLRTEDFEMEKQVILEEIQMYLDQPPYGADEQVKLLCFGQHPVARSVLGTSESVSGLTPEAMRSYFDSRYGPATVTFVASGAVDFDDLVKQVEGACGGWSRTEDNRCSTDITIGDNHDHVAQAAATQQYLLKLTAGPDAGDSDRYAAKLLTMAVGDDSGSRMYWDLVDPGHVESASLGHYEYQDLGMYYTWMSCAPQDLEANLVRLNDVLAQAQEDGLTQDELDRARSKIKSRVVIGNERPRSRLFSVGVNWLHRREYRTAQQDLDSIEAVTLADVRRVLQRYPLTSGATLTVGPREKIAWP, from the coding sequence TTGGAATTTCGTAGCCACACCCTGCCCAACGGGCTGCAGATTGTCGCCGAGTGCAACGAGCTCGCGTTGTCGACCGCGTTAGGCGCGTTTGTCAGCGCCGGCGCCCGCGACGAAACGGACGACGTCGCCGGCGTGAGCCACTTCCTGGAGCACATGGCGTTCAAGGGAACGCCCCGCCGCTCGGCCGAGGACGTCAACCGGGAGTTCGACGAGATCGGCGCGCACTACAACGCGTACACCAGCGAGGAGCACACGGTCTACTACGGAACCGTGCTGCCGGAGTACCAGCGGCCGTGCGTCGACCTGCTGACCGACATCGTCCGGCCCAGCCTGCGGACCGAAGACTTTGAGATGGAGAAGCAGGTCATCCTGGAAGAGATCCAGATGTACCTGGACCAGCCCCCCTACGGCGCCGACGAGCAGGTGAAGCTGCTCTGCTTCGGCCAACACCCCGTTGCCCGGAGCGTGCTTGGCACGTCCGAAAGCGTCAGCGGCCTCACGCCCGAGGCGATGCGCAGCTACTTCGACAGCCGGTACGGGCCCGCCACCGTGACGTTCGTCGCGAGCGGTGCCGTGGACTTTGACGACCTGGTCAAGCAGGTGGAGGGCGCCTGCGGCGGCTGGTCGCGGACCGAAGACAACCGCTGCTCCACCGACATCACGATCGGCGACAATCACGACCACGTCGCGCAGGCGGCCGCCACGCAGCAGTACCTGCTGAAGCTGACCGCGGGCCCTGATGCAGGCGACTCGGACCGCTACGCCGCCAAGCTGCTGACCATGGCCGTGGGCGACGACTCCGGCAGCCGCATGTACTGGGACCTGGTCGACCCCGGGCACGTCGAGTCCGCCAGCCTGGGCCACTACGAGTACCAGGACTTGGGCATGTACTACACCTGGATGAGCTGCGCGCCGCAGGACCTGGAAGCGAATCTCGTCCGGCTGAACGATGTGCTCGCTCAAGCTCAAGAGGACGGGCTCACGCAAGATGAACTGGACCGCGCCCGCAGCAAGATTAAGTCGCGGGTCGTGATTGGCAACGAGCGGCCGCGCAGCCGGCTGTTCAGCGTCGGGGTTAACTGGCTCCACCGCCGCGAGTACCGCACCGCGCAGCAGGATCTCGACTCAATCGAGGCGGTCACCCTGGCCGACGTACGCCGCGTTCTGCAGAGGTACCCGCTGACCTCTGGCGCCACGCTGACGGTGGGACCCCGCGAGAAGATCGCCTGGCCGTAG
- a CDS encoding GNAT family N-acetyltransferase, giving the protein MSKLTYHKRFQMERRLGPGLRLPTLPTGYRLVAWSPERLLDHTEAKHLSFAEEIDSQLFECLRSAEGCERLMREISGKNGFLPAATWLIEYVAGPHKIEPCGTIQGIKASPRMGGIQNVGVAPLHRGRGLGSALVAAALVGFQQAGLTRACLEVTAANEPAVRLYQQLGFRRTKTLYKAVEVAYSLG; this is encoded by the coding sequence TTGAGCAAGCTGACCTACCACAAGCGATTTCAGATGGAGCGGCGGCTCGGCCCCGGGCTGAGACTGCCGACGCTCCCAACTGGCTACCGGCTGGTGGCGTGGTCGCCCGAGCGGCTCCTCGACCACACCGAGGCGAAGCACCTCTCGTTCGCCGAGGAGATCGACTCTCAGCTGTTCGAATGCCTGCGGTCCGCCGAGGGGTGCGAGCGGCTCATGCGGGAGATCTCCGGCAAGAACGGCTTCCTGCCAGCCGCTACCTGGCTGATTGAGTACGTCGCAGGCCCTCACAAGATTGAGCCCTGTGGCACGATCCAGGGCATCAAGGCGTCGCCGCGGATGGGCGGCATTCAGAACGTCGGGGTTGCGCCGCTGCACCGCGGCCGTGGGCTTGGGTCCGCGCTCGTGGCGGCCGCCCTGGTCGGGTTCCAGCAGGCTGGTCTAACCCGGGCGTGCCTGGAGGTGACCGCCGCCAACGAGCCGGCGGTCCGACTGTACCAGCAGCTCGGCTTCCGCCGCACCAAGACGCTGTACAAGGCCGTCGAGGTTGCGTACTCGCTGGGGTAG
- a CDS encoding SulP family inorganic anion transporter, whose amino-acid sequence MLFDLLIKREINLKNELLSGLTVALALVPEAIAFAFVAGVDPSVGLWAAVVVGFVTSAFGGRPGMISGATGAMAVVMTAFVVLHGLEYLFAAVIACGVIQMLCGVLRFGKFVRLLPHSVMLGFVNGLAIVIGMSQFGQLKHNHRVVFDEHERAFAVAGEWLSGGQMAITLSLIALTMAIIYLLPKLTRAVPGTLAAIVATTLLVQLTPIESVTVNDSVREMNAVAQEKTEKARLFEQEKPQLLVSQVDERGREIAASQIEVTQSAPSRQAGRFAIPSIPLNLESLGIVLGLGVTLAAIGLIESLMTLTLIDELTETRGAPNRECMAQGAANIFAGLIGGMGGCAMIGQSMINIRSGGRHRLSGITAALALLAFIVFPPLWNCIGLIPVAALVGVMFVVVIGTFEWTSLRLWNRIPASDFLVIVAVSAITVVSDLAVAVASGVVISALVFAWRKSHHIDAEVSVENGVKRYELTGPLFFGAVTSFRELFTPADDPDEVTIEFQHTKVYDHSALEAISGVCQKYRNLGKSVTLCHLSDECQTLLRKADPELAPSIAEPDCRLAV is encoded by the coding sequence ATGCTGTTCGACCTGCTGATCAAACGCGAAATCAATCTCAAGAACGAACTGCTGAGCGGTTTGACGGTCGCGCTGGCGCTGGTGCCCGAGGCGATTGCCTTCGCGTTTGTGGCCGGGGTAGACCCGTCGGTCGGCCTGTGGGCCGCTGTTGTGGTCGGATTCGTTACGTCGGCCTTCGGCGGGCGGCCCGGGATGATCTCCGGCGCTACCGGCGCGATGGCAGTGGTGATGACCGCGTTCGTCGTGCTGCACGGCCTCGAGTACCTGTTCGCTGCGGTGATCGCCTGCGGCGTGATCCAGATGTTGTGCGGCGTGCTGCGGTTCGGCAAGTTTGTCAGGCTGCTGCCGCACTCCGTGATGCTCGGGTTTGTCAACGGGTTGGCGATCGTGATCGGCATGTCGCAGTTCGGCCAGCTGAAGCACAACCACCGCGTCGTGTTCGACGAGCACGAGCGGGCGTTCGCGGTCGCCGGCGAGTGGCTCAGCGGCGGGCAGATGGCGATCACCCTCTCGCTGATCGCGTTGACGATGGCCATCATCTACCTGCTCCCCAAGCTGACCCGCGCCGTGCCCGGCACGCTTGCCGCGATCGTGGCGACCACCCTGCTGGTGCAGCTGACGCCCATCGAGTCGGTCACGGTCAACGACTCGGTGCGCGAGATGAACGCGGTGGCCCAGGAGAAGACCGAGAAGGCCCGCCTGTTCGAGCAAGAGAAGCCGCAGCTGCTGGTCTCGCAGGTAGACGAACGTGGCCGGGAGATCGCCGCCAGCCAGATTGAGGTGACCCAGTCGGCGCCAAGCCGCCAGGCGGGTCGGTTTGCGATCCCCAGCATCCCCCTCAATCTTGAGAGCCTGGGTATCGTTTTGGGGCTGGGCGTGACGCTCGCGGCGATCGGACTGATCGAGTCGCTGATGACGCTGACGCTGATCGACGAGCTCACCGAAACCCGCGGCGCGCCCAACCGGGAGTGCATGGCGCAGGGGGCCGCGAACATCTTCGCCGGTCTGATCGGGGGGATGGGCGGCTGCGCCATGATTGGCCAGTCGATGATCAACATCCGCTCGGGCGGGCGCCACCGGCTGTCGGGGATCACCGCGGCGCTGGCGCTTCTGGCTTTCATCGTGTTCCCGCCGCTGTGGAACTGCATCGGATTGATCCCCGTAGCGGCGCTGGTGGGCGTGATGTTCGTGGTGGTGATCGGCACCTTCGAGTGGACATCACTCCGCCTGTGGAACCGCATCCCTGCAAGCGACTTCCTGGTGATCGTGGCGGTCTCTGCGATCACCGTCGTTTCAGACCTGGCGGTCGCGGTGGCGTCGGGCGTAGTGATCTCGGCGCTGGTGTTCGCGTGGCGGAAGTCGCACCACATCGACGCCGAAGTATCCGTGGAGAACGGCGTCAAGCGGTACGAGCTGACGGGCCCGCTCTTCTTCGGCGCCGTGACCTCGTTCCGTGAGCTGTTCACCCCGGCTGACGACCCGGACGAGGTGACGATCGAGTTCCAGCACACGAAGGTCTACGACCACTCGGCGCTCGAGGCGATCAGCGGCGTCTGCCAGAAGTACCGTAACCTGGGCAAGTCGGTGACGCTCTGCCACCTCTCGGACGAGTGTCAGACGCTGCTCCGCAAGGCGGACCCCGAGCTGGCGCCCTCGATTGCCGAGCCCGACTGCCGGCTCGCCGTGTAG
- a CDS encoding Gfo/Idh/MocA family protein → MGINRRTFLASTGAVAAQAAALNAFHPGASVAQGPSTSPNEQPVIGFIGTGIRFHTALGPQGVEFGPCAKIADVDAAQAGRAWQKMMDAHRDRGRPIDMTVHEDYQRVLDDPRIDVVIIGSTDHWHTKHVIDSLDAGKDVYCEKPLTLTIAEGAQIERAIERTGRVVQVGTQQRTEMGSRFVNAAAMMRDNRVGDVGRVTVCIGGSREATPLPAVAPPKHLNWEKWLGQCPVVEYREAPSITDTSGWGAGHPFSRAHHYYRWWYEYSGGKLTDWGAHHVDIAMLALDKLRSGIGHVKIEPLSVTHPVEFVDGVPALDDRFNAATAFHVRCTFADGVEMDVRDTADADLGFDNGIMFTGSEGRFLVNRGKLVGAPVEALEEKPLPDDPFQTLYGRAKPRSHMTDFFDCVKSRQTPISDVASHNQMLNICHAVNIAMRLGRTLTYDPATQQFVGDAQANTFVSRPQRKGYETA, encoded by the coding sequence ATGGGAATCAACCGACGCACGTTTCTGGCCTCGACCGGCGCCGTCGCCGCGCAGGCCGCGGCGCTCAACGCGTTTCACCCCGGCGCCTCGGTTGCCCAAGGTCCTTCGACCTCGCCTAACGAGCAGCCCGTAATCGGATTCATCGGGACCGGCATCCGTTTCCACACCGCACTGGGCCCGCAGGGGGTGGAGTTCGGTCCGTGCGCCAAGATAGCCGACGTCGACGCGGCCCAGGCGGGCCGTGCTTGGCAGAAGATGATGGACGCCCACCGCGACCGGGGCCGCCCGATCGACATGACGGTGCACGAGGACTACCAGCGGGTGCTCGACGACCCCCGCATCGACGTGGTGATTATCGGCTCGACCGACCACTGGCACACCAAGCACGTGATCGACTCGCTCGACGCTGGCAAGGACGTCTACTGCGAAAAGCCGCTCACGCTCACGATCGCCGAGGGCGCGCAGATCGAGCGGGCCATCGAGCGCACGGGGCGGGTGGTCCAGGTCGGCACCCAGCAGCGCACCGAGATGGGCAGCCGGTTTGTGAACGCCGCCGCCATGATGCGCGACAACCGCGTTGGCGACGTCGGCCGCGTCACGGTCTGCATTGGCGGCTCCCGCGAGGCGACGCCGCTGCCCGCGGTCGCGCCGCCGAAGCACCTCAACTGGGAGAAGTGGCTCGGCCAGTGCCCGGTGGTCGAGTACCGCGAAGCCCCCTCCATCACCGACACCAGCGGCTGGGGCGCCGGGCACCCGTTCAGCCGTGCGCACCACTACTACCGCTGGTGGTACGAGTACTCCGGCGGCAAGCTGACCGACTGGGGCGCGCACCACGTCGACATCGCGATGCTGGCGCTCGACAAGCTGCGGAGCGGCATCGGTCACGTGAAGATCGAGCCCCTCTCGGTGACGCACCCGGTCGAGTTTGTCGACGGCGTGCCGGCGTTGGACGACCGATTCAACGCCGCGACCGCGTTCCACGTGCGTTGCACGTTTGCCGATGGCGTCGAGATGGACGTCCGCGACACCGCCGACGCCGACCTCGGCTTTGACAACGGCATCATGTTCACCGGCTCAGAGGGCCGCTTCCTCGTCAACCGCGGCAAGCTGGTCGGCGCCCCGGTCGAGGCCCTGGAGGAAAAACCGCTGCCGGACGACCCGTTCCAGACCCTGTACGGACGCGCGAAGCCGAGGTCGCACATGACCGACTTCTTCGACTGCGTGAAGAGCCGTCAAACACCCATCTCCGACGTGGCGAGCCACAACCAGATGCTCAATATCTGTCACGCGGTCAACATCGCGATGCGGCTGGGCCGCACGCTCACGTACGATCCCGCCACGCAGCAGTTCGTGGGCGACGCGCAGGCCAACACCTTCGTCAGCCGCCCGCAGCGGAAGGGCTACGAGACGGCGTAG
- a CDS encoding DUF1559 domain-containing protein — MQYATPNRRQRGFTLVELLVVIAIIGVLIALLLPAVQSAREAARRMSCTNNLKNIGLACLNYESAIGTLPPGSINTQVQQGSGFGWMVHILPYVEEASVSRQAIERYTNSEDPDAYGSNMDDLNQLLLPMYLCPSDPDLKNQQEKFGNAARKGMSYAGVTGSFYSRTGYCPSTRENDTYCVAASVSGLLGPNNFDGLLVMDWPIALRKATDGLSKTYMIGERTYQIRAWMIGAYWNPPTIPPKPRRSTSDDPFVPDGPQPSAAFFACKNINDTALLNHDPLTGCYKAHDNNAGDRPAVADSTPRTITVNDLPFASRHVGGANFCFGDGSVHFVPENIDVAVYLAHGSRNGDETVVDN, encoded by the coding sequence ATGCAATACGCAACACCCAATCGCCGCCAGCGCGGCTTCACCCTGGTCGAGCTGCTGGTAGTCATCGCGATTATCGGCGTGCTGATCGCACTGCTTCTTCCCGCGGTGCAGTCCGCCCGCGAGGCCGCGCGACGCATGAGCTGCACCAACAACCTGAAGAACATCGGGCTCGCCTGCCTCAACTATGAGTCGGCCATCGGCACGCTTCCGCCGGGCAGCATCAACACCCAGGTTCAGCAGGGAAGCGGCTTCGGATGGATGGTTCACATCCTGCCGTATGTGGAGGAGGCGAGCGTCAGCCGCCAGGCGATCGAGCGCTACACCAACTCAGAGGACCCCGACGCGTACGGCAGCAACATGGACGACCTCAACCAGCTGCTGCTGCCGATGTACCTCTGCCCGTCGGACCCCGACCTCAAGAACCAGCAGGAGAAGTTCGGCAACGCCGCCCGTAAGGGCATGAGCTACGCCGGCGTGACCGGTTCTTTCTACAGCCGCACCGGGTACTGCCCGTCGACGCGCGAGAACGACACCTACTGCGTGGCCGCCAGCGTGAGCGGACTGCTCGGCCCCAACAACTTCGATGGCCTGCTGGTCATGGACTGGCCGATCGCGTTGCGGAAGGCCACCGACGGCCTCAGCAAGACCTACATGATCGGCGAGCGGACCTACCAGATCCGCGCGTGGATGATCGGCGCCTACTGGAACCCGCCGACCATTCCACCGAAGCCCCGCCGCAGCACCAGCGACGACCCGTTCGTCCCGGACGGGCCGCAGCCGTCGGCCGCGTTCTTCGCCTGCAAGAACATCAACGATACCGCCCTGCTCAACCACGACCCGCTGACCGGCTGCTACAAGGCGCACGACAACAACGCCGGCGACCGCCCCGCCGTGGCGGACAGCACGCCGCGGACCATCACCGTGAACGACCTGCCATTCGCCAGCCGGCACGTGGGCGGAGCGAACTTCTGCTTCGGCGACGGCAGCGTGCACTTCGTTCCGGAGAACATTGACGTCGCGGTCTACCTGGCGCACGGGTCCCGCAACGGCGACGAGACGGTCGTCGACAACTAG
- a CDS encoding CbiX/SirB N-terminal domain-containing protein — translation MPQPPATESLAHLLDSADCAGPIGLIIVDHGSRRDESNVLLLAVVESFRHQTGLSLVEPAHMELAEPSIEAAFARLVEQGAGRIIVAPFFLAPGKHWNEDIPELTRAAAARHGDTPFQVAEPLGLHPAMCEVLASRVAKCVAGSGS, via the coding sequence ATGCCTCAGCCCCCCGCCACCGAGTCGCTCGCCCACCTTCTCGACAGCGCCGATTGCGCGGGACCGATCGGGCTGATCATCGTCGACCACGGCTCGCGACGCGACGAGAGCAACGTGCTGCTGCTGGCGGTGGTGGAATCTTTCCGGCATCAGACCGGCCTGTCACTGGTCGAGCCGGCGCACATGGAATTGGCCGAGCCGAGCATCGAAGCAGCCTTCGCGAGGCTCGTCGAGCAAGGCGCAGGGCGGATAATTGTCGCCCCCTTCTTCCTCGCCCCCGGCAAACACTGGAACGAGGACATACCGGAACTGACTCGGGCCGCCGCCGCGCGGCACGGCGACACGCCGTTCCAGGTAGCCGAGCCGCTCGGCCTTCACCCCGCCATGTGCGAAGTGCTAGCAAGCCGAGTAGCCAAGTGCGTGGCGGGCAGCGGCAGCTGA
- a CDS encoding M16 family metallopeptidase, whose protein sequence is MSLDTHTLELPNGMVLLGEPNPSFQSAAFTMLAPAGCRHDPAGKAGLASLTCEMTLRGAGDRDGRALINDLDALGVDRGESVGVSQVSLRASGMAEALAPALEIYADILRRPLLPADQIEAGRMVCLQELRGIEDEPSHKLMQELRRQHYPSPWGLPSQGEIDTVKRLTPHDVEAFHGRHYQPGGAILAIAGGFEWERIVDLVQRLFADWEAPDEGAQAPPPEIAPVTHIPYESNQCHIGLAYDSVPYDHDDYFQAWASVGVLSGGMSSRLFTEVREKRGLCYTVSASLQSQKERSAVFCYAGTTCERAQETLDVTHAELLKLRDGIKQNELDCLKARIKSSLILQQESSSSRSGSLAHDWYRLGRVRPVDELSAIIDAITAESINKFLEGQPPENFTLVTLGPEPLESPVGIS, encoded by the coding sequence TTGTCTCTCGATACGCACACGCTAGAACTGCCCAATGGGATGGTGCTGTTGGGCGAGCCCAACCCGTCGTTCCAGTCCGCGGCGTTCACCATGCTGGCGCCGGCGGGCTGCCGGCACGACCCGGCCGGCAAGGCGGGGCTCGCCTCGCTGACCTGCGAGATGACGCTCCGTGGCGCTGGCGACCGCGACGGCCGCGCGCTGATCAACGACCTCGACGCGCTGGGCGTCGATCGGGGCGAGTCGGTGGGGGTGTCGCAGGTGTCGCTCCGTGCCAGCGGCATGGCCGAGGCGCTCGCGCCGGCCCTGGAGATCTACGCCGACATCCTCCGACGGCCGCTGCTACCGGCCGATCAGATCGAGGCCGGGCGGATGGTCTGCCTGCAGGAGCTGCGTGGCATCGAAGACGAGCCGAGCCACAAGCTGATGCAAGAGCTGCGGCGGCAGCATTACCCCTCGCCGTGGGGTCTGCCGAGCCAGGGCGAGATCGACACCGTGAAACGGCTCACTCCACACGACGTCGAGGCGTTCCACGGCCGCCACTACCAGCCAGGGGGCGCCATCCTGGCGATCGCTGGCGGCTTCGAGTGGGAGCGGATTGTCGATCTCGTGCAGCGGCTGTTCGCCGACTGGGAGGCGCCGGACGAGGGCGCCCAGGCGCCACCGCCGGAGATCGCGCCGGTCACACACATCCCCTACGAGTCGAATCAGTGCCACATCGGCCTGGCCTACGACTCGGTCCCCTACGATCACGACGACTACTTCCAGGCGTGGGCCTCGGTAGGCGTGCTGTCGGGCGGCATGAGCAGCCGGCTGTTCACCGAGGTCCGCGAGAAGCGGGGCCTATGCTACACGGTAAGCGCTTCGCTGCAGTCTCAGAAGGAACGCTCGGCAGTGTTCTGCTACGCAGGCACTACCTGCGAGCGCGCCCAGGAAACGCTCGACGTTACCCACGCCGAGCTGCTGAAGCTGCGTGACGGCATCAAGCAGAATGAGCTGGACTGCCTTAAGGCCCGCATTAAGAGCAGCCTGATCCTGCAGCAGGAATCCTCGAGCAGCCGCAGCGGCTCGCTGGCGCACGACTGGTACCGCCTGGGTCGCGTGCGGCCGGTGGATGAGCTCTCCGCCATCATCGACGCGATCACCGCCGAAAGCATCAACAAGTTCCTCGAGGGGCAGCCGCCGGAAAACTTCACCCTGGTAACACTCGGCCCCGAACCGCTGGAGTCGCCCGTTGGAATTTCGTAG
- a CDS encoding reverse transcriptase family protein produces the protein MRAYASYLTPDQTRWWGSAAAPTMLPSRTQVTPPVECTRNNLARALASAMAAGPVETDALMERASRLLGDQEQHKRLSWLRPLTRRVEAEFGAGPRPRAAALAEYLLCDEGFERAFQKHAPWPVGLVSAAPAMAPIPDAADWRVAPLTTVGQAASWLGLSVGELRWFADCRAWERRRPAGPLRHYQYRGLTKRFGQTRLIEAPKPRLKALQRQVLERVLDRVPPHDAAHGFRRGRSVGTFAAPHAGQRVVLKIDLQDFFPSIAGARVAALFRSVGYPEPVADVLTGLCTNSAPPDVWAEGPTSRAAAQQRRLYSAPHLPQGAPTSPALANLIAYRLDCRLAALAKSAGGVYTRYADDLAFSGGQEFLRSVHRFRTHACATAMEQGFSVNHHKTRVMPSSQQQRIAGLVVNERPAVSRVERGRLKAILSNCIRHGPESQNRDGHADFRACLQGRVAWVEMACPPQGAKLRSLLDLVDWTATRKR, from the coding sequence ATGCGCGCCTACGCATCGTACCTCACGCCCGACCAGACTCGTTGGTGGGGCTCCGCCGCGGCGCCTACCATGCTTCCCTCACGCACGCAGGTCACGCCACCGGTGGAGTGCACGCGGAACAACCTCGCCCGCGCGCTCGCCTCGGCTATGGCCGCGGGGCCAGTTGAGACCGACGCCCTGATGGAGCGGGCGTCCCGACTGTTGGGCGATCAGGAGCAGCACAAACGCTTGAGCTGGCTCCGTCCGCTCACGCGAAGGGTCGAAGCGGAGTTCGGCGCCGGCCCGCGCCCCCGGGCGGCTGCCCTAGCGGAGTACTTGCTTTGCGATGAGGGCTTTGAACGGGCGTTCCAGAAGCATGCCCCCTGGCCGGTAGGCCTGGTCAGCGCAGCACCCGCGATGGCGCCGATCCCGGACGCGGCCGATTGGCGGGTGGCGCCACTCACGACTGTCGGCCAGGCAGCGTCTTGGCTGGGGCTGTCGGTCGGTGAGCTCCGTTGGTTTGCCGATTGCCGAGCCTGGGAGCGGCGCCGGCCCGCGGGGCCGCTGCGACACTACCAGTACCGCGGACTCACCAAGCGGTTTGGGCAGACCCGCCTGATCGAAGCCCCCAAACCGCGGCTGAAGGCCCTGCAGCGGCAGGTCCTGGAGAGAGTGCTCGACCGCGTCCCCCCGCACGACGCCGCGCACGGGTTTCGCCGCGGGCGGTCGGTCGGCACGTTCGCGGCGCCCCATGCAGGGCAGCGGGTGGTCCTGAAGATCGACCTGCAGGATTTCTTCCCGTCGATCGCGGGCGCCCGGGTTGCGGCCCTGTTCCGCAGCGTGGGCTACCCGGAGCCGGTCGCCGACGTGCTGACCGGGCTGTGCACCAACTCGGCGCCACCCGACGTGTGGGCCGAGGGCCCGACGTCACGCGCCGCCGCGCAGCAGCGTCGGCTCTACTCGGCACCCCACCTGCCGCAGGGGGCGCCCACCTCGCCCGCGTTGGCGAATCTGATTGCCTACCGGTTGGACTGCAGGTTGGCGGCGCTCGCCAAGTCGGCCGGCGGCGTCTACACCCGCTACGCGGACGACCTGGCGTTCAGCGGAGGCCAGGAGTTCTTAAGGTCGGTTCACCGGTTCAGAACGCACGCCTGTGCGACGGCGATGGAGCAAGGTTTCTCCGTCAACCACCACAAGACGCGCGTGATGCCGAGCAGCCAGCAGCAGCGGATCGCCGGGCTGGTGGTCAACGAGCGTCCGGCGGTGAGCCGCGTAGAACGCGGCCGACTCAAGGCGATCCTGAGCAACTGTATCCGCCACGGCCCAGAAAGCCAGAACCGCGACGGCCACGCCGACTTCCGCGCCTGTCTGCAGGGGCGTGTGGCGTGGGTGGAGATGGCCTGCCCTCCGCAGGGCGCCAAGCTGCGGAGCTTGCTTGATCTTGTTGACTGGACGGCGACTAGGAAGCGTTGA
- a CDS encoding toxin, whose amino-acid sequence MPLHRQSKPPSGLPSEARVLVIGNSAAGKSTLARRLARAVGGPHIELDALHWGPNWQPREDFARSVDEASRGPRWVADGNYSSVRQALWPRATTVVWLNYSLPRTFWRGLRRTAHRWLTRQELWSGNRESIRTTLFSRDSILWWILATHANRRREFASLRATSEFSQLTWIEFTSPRLAEEWLGALEASCG is encoded by the coding sequence ATGCCCTTGCACCGACAATCGAAGCCGCCCTCCGGACTACCCAGCGAGGCCCGCGTGCTGGTGATTGGAAACAGCGCCGCCGGCAAGAGCACGTTGGCCCGGCGACTGGCGAGGGCAGTCGGCGGCCCCCACATCGAACTCGATGCGCTCCACTGGGGGCCCAACTGGCAGCCCCGCGAAGACTTCGCCCGTTCGGTTGACGAGGCCTCTCGCGGGCCGCGGTGGGTGGCGGACGGCAACTACAGCAGCGTGCGACAAGCACTCTGGCCGCGGGCGACAACCGTGGTGTGGCTCAACTACAGCCTTCCCCGCACCTTCTGGCGGGGCCTGCGGCGGACGGCGCACCGCTGGCTCACTCGTCAGGAGCTTTGGAGCGGCAACCGCGAGTCGATCCGCACAACGCTCTTCTCACGCGACTCGATCCTGTGGTGGATCCTCGCCACCCACGCCAACCGCCGGAGGGAGTTTGCCAGCCTCCGAGCCACGAGCGAGTTCTCGCAGCTAACGTGGATCGAATTTACATCGCCCCGGTTGGCCGAGGAATGGCTAGGCGCACTTGAAGCGAGTTGCGGCTAG